The stretch of DNA TTTGAGAGATCGAGTTGTATACTCATTCTAAATAGGTTTGCGAAAGATCTTTATCCAAAATTAGCCAACTTTTAACCGTAACTTCTCGTAATCAGAAGACTTGCAGAAGCTAAGCTATAATAAAAATTTAATACTTTCGTAATCTCAAATCGACTGAGTATAATTGAAGAAAAGGGTGGGGAAGGGGGAGGAGATTCGGATTTATGTGTATTTATTAAATTCCTGTAATCCAGTGAATCAATAAAAGGTATTTTTATTTTAATGATGACTTTTAAAACGAAATAAAGGCTTCAGTTTGATAAAATGTAATTGCATTGACTTTGATCTCATGAAGGGAAGTGTTTAACTCTATAGTTAAATATATACTAATTCAGGAAGCCTTAATAGTTGATATGATTACTGTACGAGTATATGGATTTTTATCTTGGCATTGTATAAAAGACCCATGGATCTCCATATTTGCCATACAGTGTTTTGAGTTCTAAATTGCCAAGGTCAAATATTGTTCTGCTGCCAGAAACCGGAAGTCCCTCGCTGAAAACAAAGTCGTCCTCTAACACCTCTGGCATCCACACATAATCAAGAATATGATAATCAGTATACCCTTCTCGGTAATTTTCCAGGTCAGCATGTAGGTAATTAACCAGGTTCATCCCATTATCCATGTTAATCCTTTCATAAAGCCCATAGTTCACGTTAAATATCTGATCCAGAATGCATTTATATCTCTCTCGAGAATTCCACAAAAACTTTTTTGAGTATATAGGACGTGTCCAGATATTCATTTCAGGAGTGATAAAGGTATTTGCTGCTATCACAACATTGGGATTATTTTCTATTTGGAGATCATCAGTATAACCGAGTAGTCTTTGAATATAGGTTGGATTCCATTCATAATCTGTATGCCTTACCTTGAAAAAATTGGCAGAGTATTCAACAACTGCCCCGCCCTGTTCTTCACCCTGACCGTCGGCAAGAATAACAATCCAGGGAACGCCTCTTTTATTATTTTTCAATATTTCTATAGCCTCGCTTAATTCATTAGCTTCCTGCATTACCTTCTTTTTCAGGAAACTAACTCCCATGCCTGCTGTAAAATAATTAACATTCCTACAGGGTGTTACATGCGCACCAATAGCGATCCCCTTGGAGTTCATCCCGCTGACAACAGAAACCAAACCCGCTGCCGCGACATTTACATATGAATTCCCATTATCTGGATTGTATTCGATGAGAATACCGTGCTCATAGAATACATCCCTATGAAACATGAAGTCTCTTCCCATAATGACATTGCCATTTTCGGTTGCATCATTAAGCGCCACAAAACCGTCACATGAATGAGGTATTGTTTCAACCTTGTCTTCTTGGTTAGGATAAATAAGTTGTAATATTGATTTAAGTTTATAATAGATAGTTGATTGAATATCCTGTCCCATATTAATAAAAA from Spirochaetota bacterium encodes:
- a CDS encoding C45 family peptidase, whose translation is MYRKKSLIKKTKWQKLLFLTCSVFILSIVNCNDEGNRLDPHSSNDDNDIEYEVSLASSIENNLPYEEGMDQDVSLSTPTHFDEGTYGKGKLEAIDEDSNKYILKLRGTPYEMGFQYGYLIGDHALIMAREYPEKILMCNVESFPIEISISLDGDILDVGIAPNIHIKFNCWTILSYHLNSVPAEFLQEIDGIVDGAAAAGHITDTEKSRERFRKDLLFINMGQDIQSTIYYKLKSILQLIYPNQEDKVETIPHSCDGFVALNDATENGNVIMGRDFMFHRDVFYEHGILIEYNPDNGNSYVNVAAAGLVSVVSGMNSKGIAIGAHVTPCRNVNYFTAGMGVSFLKKKVMQEANELSEAIEILKNNKRGVPWIVILADGQGEEQGGAVVEYSANFFKVRHTDYEWNPTYIQRLLGYTDDLQIENNPNVVIAANTFITPEMNIWTRPIYSKKFLWNSRERYKCILDQIFNVNYGLYERINMDNGMNLVNYLHADLENYREGYTDYHILDYVWMPEVLEDDFVFSEGLPVSGSRTIFDLGNLELKTLYGKYGDPWVFYTMPR